A single genomic interval of Fimbriimonadaceae bacterium harbors:
- a CDS encoding GspE/PulE family protein, protein MALKRRLGELLIAQRLITNEQLDHALEVQRETHETLGAVLVTLGYLDEPLLLKAMAAQKGVRPWDLTTQPPKPYALGRVPENICRTYQLLPVEAQADLLIVAMRNPDDLEALELVRNITGMRIEPVLADEDKLLVVIDQVQNRSVGTAVGGFVAQAMGELDSDAPIELENLEVDEDDRPVVALVNTVLTEAIRLGASDVHIEPRGGRVDIRFRVDGEMRKIQEIPSRLLPMLIARMKIMAELDIVEFRLPQDGRISVKIDGRVVDIRVAVLPNYHGQRLVMRILDKSVSLKRLPELGFSTRNLAMFRKMIEMPHGMVLVTGPTGSGKTTTLYAAIAELRSPTRNIMTCEDPVEYDLDGISQSQVNEKVGLTFAKQLRATLRQDPDMILVGEIRDQETVQTAIRAALTGHMLLSTLHCNDAPSAIPRLLDMGVDPFMLSTSLTGVISQRLTRVLCSSCSEERHTSDEERSLFTNFLGYPVETVRDPRGCPYCAHTGYRGRQALQEILPVTRDVAHAIASRVPMDTVRELAVANGYEPMQRMALEMVASGVTSLEEIRRKVSFDLDSEILSIANAAPMLRAA, encoded by the coding sequence ATGGCATTGAAGAGAAGGCTTGGCGAGCTGCTGATCGCGCAGCGGCTCATCACGAACGAGCAGTTGGACCACGCGCTGGAGGTCCAGCGCGAGACGCACGAAACGCTGGGGGCCGTGCTGGTCACCCTCGGGTATCTCGACGAGCCGCTGCTTCTCAAGGCGATGGCCGCCCAGAAGGGCGTTCGACCGTGGGATCTGACCACCCAGCCGCCCAAGCCGTATGCGCTCGGACGGGTGCCGGAGAACATCTGCCGCACGTACCAGTTGCTCCCCGTCGAAGCGCAGGCGGACCTCCTGATCGTGGCGATGAGGAATCCCGACGACCTCGAGGCGTTGGAGCTGGTTCGAAACATCACGGGCATGCGCATCGAGCCGGTCCTTGCGGACGAGGACAAGCTGCTGGTCGTGATCGACCAGGTCCAGAACCGCTCCGTTGGCACGGCCGTCGGCGGGTTTGTGGCCCAGGCGATGGGGGAGCTGGATTCGGACGCTCCCATCGAGCTGGAGAACCTGGAGGTGGACGAGGACGATCGCCCGGTCGTGGCGCTCGTCAACACGGTCCTCACCGAGGCGATTCGGCTCGGGGCGAGCGACGTTCACATCGAGCCGCGAGGCGGTCGGGTGGACATTCGGTTCCGCGTGGACGGGGAGATGCGCAAGATTCAGGAGATCCCCTCGCGCCTCCTTCCGATGCTGATCGCGCGCATGAAGATCATGGCGGAGCTGGACATCGTCGAGTTTCGGCTTCCCCAGGACGGCCGCATTTCGGTGAAGATCGACGGCCGCGTCGTGGACATCCGCGTGGCGGTGCTTCCCAACTATCACGGGCAGCGACTCGTCATGCGGATTCTCGACAAGTCCGTGTCGCTCAAGCGGCTTCCCGAGCTGGGCTTCTCGACCCGGAACCTCGCCATGTTCCGCAAGATGATCGAGATGCCCCACGGCATGGTGCTCGTCACCGGGCCGACGGGTTCCGGGAAGACCACGACGCTCTACGCCGCGATCGCGGAGCTTCGGTCGCCCACGCGGAACATCATGACGTGCGAAGACCCTGTCGAGTACGACCTCGACGGCATCAGCCAATCGCAGGTGAACGAGAAGGTGGGCCTGACGTTCGCCAAGCAGTTACGCGCCACGTTGCGTCAAGACCCGGACATGATCCTGGTCGGCGAGATCCGCGACCAGGAGACCGTGCAGACGGCCATCCGCGCGGCGCTGACGGGACACATGTTGCTCAGCACCCTCCACTGCAACGACGCCCCGAGCGCGATTCCGCGGCTCCTGGACATGGGCGTCGACCCGTTCATGCTCAGCACGTCGCTGACGGGTGTGATTTCGCAACGGCTCACGCGCGTGCTGTGCTCGTCGTGCTCCGAAGAGCGCCACACCTCCGACGAGGAGCGTTCGCTGTTCACGAACTTCCTCGGCTATCCAGTGGAGACCGTGCGCGATCCTCGCGGGTGCCCCTATTGCGCCCACACGGGCTATCGCGGGCGTCAAGCGCTGCAGGAGATCCTGCCGGTGACGCGCGACGTGGCCCATGCGATCGCGAGCCGGGTCCCGATGGACACCGTGCGCGAATTGGCCGTCGCCAACGGGTACGAGCCGATGCAGCGCATGGCCTTGGAGATGGTCGCGTCGGGAGTCACGTCGCTCGAGGAGATCCGCCGCAAGGTGTCGTTCGATCTCGACTCGGAGATCCTCTCGATCGCCAACGCCGCCCCCATGCTGCGCGCCGCATAG
- the lipB gene encoding lipoyl(octanoyl) transferase LipB, producing MAISARVANLGRMAYRPCAELQAHLLERVASEEVPDTLLFVEHAPVLTLGANFHEENLLLPPEAYRERGIAVERTDRGGDVTYHGPDQLVAYPIFNLAHFGKDLHRWLRELEEAVIVALASFGLEGERFPPHTGVWVAGKKVCAIGIKVRKWTSMHGIALNCSNSLEPFGLIVPCGIEGHGVTSLTELLGRKVGIEEALPVVQAAFGKVFGVEFEAVEGPLAPPGERGA from the coding sequence GTGGCGATCTCCGCGCGGGTGGCGAATCTCGGACGCATGGCGTATCGGCCCTGCGCGGAACTTCAGGCGCATCTGCTGGAGCGGGTCGCTTCCGAAGAGGTCCCGGACACGCTCCTGTTCGTCGAACACGCGCCGGTGCTGACGCTCGGGGCGAACTTCCACGAGGAGAACCTGCTCCTGCCCCCCGAAGCGTATCGCGAGCGCGGGATCGCCGTGGAGAGGACGGACCGCGGGGGCGACGTGACCTACCACGGGCCCGACCAACTGGTGGCTTATCCCATCTTCAACCTCGCGCACTTCGGAAAGGATCTCCACCGATGGCTTCGCGAATTGGAGGAGGCGGTGATCGTTGCGCTCGCGTCTTTTGGATTGGAGGGAGAACGATTCCCTCCCCACACCGGCGTGTGGGTCGCGGGGAAGAAGGTCTGCGCGATCGGCATCAAGGTGCGCAAGTGGACGTCCATGCATGGCATCGCTCTGAACTGCAGCAACTCGCTCGAGCCGTTCGGCTTGATCGTGCCGTGCGGTATCGAGGGGCATGGGGTCACGAGCCTCACGGAGCTGCTGGGCCGAAAGGTGGGGATCGAGGAGGCTCTGCCCGTGGTCCAGGCCGCGTTCGGAAAGGTGTTCGGAGTGGAGTTTGAAGCGGTCGAAGGACCGCTCGCCCCTCCGGGGGAGAGGGGCGCCTGA
- a CDS encoding ribonuclease HII — MRPARVRGLKAHAPKGLLAATPGWAGVDEAGRGPLAGPVYAAAVILPQGFDCTGIDDSKVLDRTQREDLALRIRSEAMWSIAAAEPDEVDRLNILHATMAAMLRAVQGLASLPNGVYVDGNRLPPGLPVPGEAVVDGDATHACIAAASILAKTARDDRMRELALDYPGYGFERHFGYSTPEHFAALEELGPCPIHRRSFAPVRASEQLCLTFDE, encoded by the coding sequence ATGAGGCCCGCCCGGGTTCGCGGGTTGAAAGCCCACGCACCGAAGGGGCTGTTGGCGGCCACCCCCGGGTGGGCGGGAGTCGACGAAGCGGGCCGCGGCCCGTTGGCTGGGCCCGTCTACGCGGCAGCGGTGATCCTCCCGCAGGGGTTCGACTGCACCGGCATCGATGACTCCAAGGTCCTCGACCGAACCCAGCGCGAAGACCTGGCGCTGCGCATCCGATCGGAGGCGATGTGGAGCATCGCGGCCGCCGAACCCGACGAAGTCGACCGCCTCAACATCCTCCACGCCACCATGGCCGCGATGTTGCGGGCCGTGCAGGGGCTTGCGTCGCTTCCGAATGGGGTTTACGTGGACGGCAACCGCCTTCCGCCCGGGTTGCCGGTCCCTGGCGAGGCCGTGGTCGACGGCGACGCCACCCACGCGTGCATCGCGGCGGCGTCGATCCTCGCCAAGACCGCGCGCGACGATCGCATGCGCGAGTTGGCCCTGGACTACCCGGGATATGGGTTCGAGCGGCACTTCGGCTACTCGACGCCCGAGCACTTCGCGGCCCTCGAGGAGCTGGGGCCCTGCCCGATCCACCGACGCTCCTTCGCCCCCGTGCGCGCGAGCGAACAGTTGTGTCTGACCTTCGACGAGTAG
- a CDS encoding YraN family protein yields MSDLRRVGGEGEDRAAEYLLAKGYTIVTRNFHSKRGEIDLVALDGDQLVVVEVKLRRTGGEPAELALDHTKSQRLMNAAEDYLRFIEEPTRTVRYDLIAIDRNGLRHHENAL; encoded by the coding sequence GTGTCTGACCTTCGACGAGTAGGCGGGGAAGGAGAAGATCGGGCGGCCGAGTACCTGCTCGCGAAGGGTTACACCATCGTGACCCGGAACTTCCACTCGAAGCGAGGCGAAATCGATCTCGTCGCCCTCGACGGAGACCAGTTGGTCGTCGTCGAGGTGAAGCTCCGTCGCACAGGTGGCGAACCCGCCGAGCTGGCACTCGACCACACCAAGTCGCAGCGGCTCATGAACGCGGCGGAGGACTACCTTCGGTTCATCGAAGAGCCGACCCGAACCGTCCGCTACGATCTGATCGCGATCGACCGCAACGGCCTGCGCCACCACGAGAACGCGTTGTAG
- a CDS encoding M48 family metallopeptidase, whose product MKRTLHEQIAANKRSSLFLGFLLVVLLAALGASIAGVYAPRVWWAGGAIAAGVGLIATLVAWTSGPDILLSISGARPANRDEDRILDNVCEEMAIAAGIPKPKLYVIEDSAPNAFATGKDPQHGVICFTTGLIEKLDRDELQGVMAHEMSHIRNYDIKFMTVIAITAGLIPLIADMFGRSMWYGGGRRSSRDNDNSNAIFLVLAIVLAILAPIFAKLLELAVSRQREYLADSSAAELTRYPEGLARALEKISADPDPLEAANRATQHMYIVNPLRGAERMAAMFSTHPPIRERIGRLRALMGNYSQSELPKQDAPR is encoded by the coding sequence ATGAAACGCACCCTGCACGAACAGATCGCCGCGAACAAACGCTCGAGCTTGTTCTTGGGGTTCTTGCTTGTGGTGTTGCTGGCGGCGTTGGGCGCTTCCATCGCGGGGGTGTACGCCCCGCGCGTCTGGTGGGCGGGAGGCGCGATCGCGGCGGGCGTGGGCCTCATCGCCACCTTGGTCGCCTGGACCAGCGGGCCCGACATCCTGCTCTCCATCTCCGGCGCGCGCCCGGCGAATCGCGATGAGGACCGGATTCTCGACAACGTGTGCGAGGAGATGGCGATCGCGGCAGGCATCCCCAAACCCAAGCTGTACGTGATCGAAGACTCCGCCCCCAACGCGTTTGCCACCGGTAAAGACCCCCAGCACGGCGTCATCTGCTTCACCACGGGCTTGATCGAGAAGCTGGATCGAGACGAGTTGCAGGGGGTCATGGCCCATGAGATGTCGCACATCCGCAACTACGACATCAAGTTCATGACGGTCATCGCGATCACCGCGGGGCTCATTCCCCTGATCGCCGACATGTTCGGCCGCTCGATGTGGTACGGCGGCGGCCGACGGTCCAGCCGCGACAACGACAACTCCAACGCGATCTTCCTCGTGCTGGCGATCGTGCTTGCGATCCTTGCGCCGATCTTCGCGAAGCTGCTCGAGCTGGCGGTCAGCCGCCAACGCGAGTATTTGGCGGACAGCTCGGCCGCGGAGCTCACGCGCTACCCCGAAGGCCTCGCGCGGGCGCTCGAGAAGATCTCCGCCGACCCCGATCCTCTCGAAGCCGCCAACCGGGCCACCCAACACATGTACATCGTGAACCCCCTGCGGGGCGCCGAGCGCATGGCCGCGATGTTCAGCACGCACCCTCCGATTCGCGAGCGCATCGGACGGCTCCGAGCGCTGATGGGCAACTACTCCCAGTCAGAACTGCCAAAGCAGGACGCCCCCCGCTAA
- the metG gene encoding methionine--tRNA ligase → MPKRIFITTPIYYVNSVPHIGTALTTFASDVSARYAKMRGCEVTFLTGTDENGLKVMEAAQKVGKSPQSFVDEISQEFRRIWTGMKIEYDDFIRTTEPRHVAAVHEVFKRLRDKGYIYPGTYEGWYDVSSETFYKEADLVDGKSPDGNEVRWVQEENYFFKLSAFEERLRAHIEAHPSFIQPEVRRNEVLGFMREGLRDTCITRSNQGWGITVPGDDSKVIYVWFDALINYISATGWPGDGWQTMWPAEVQWMGKDILTRFHATLWPAMLMGLELPLPEVLMGHGWMTVGGEKISKSKGNVVAPLELAQELAGRAGCTEDVAIDAVRHYMATTMPYENDSMFTYEDFDRRYNVDLANDLGNALNRSLAMAHKFVGGAVPDAPLEAEASEAIAAAKSGFESAMAAYRIDRASEAAFSIVRFLNKYIDTRAPWALAKADDPALAGVVRSMLACLRAAEGLIRPMLPSTADAIAAQLGVAPLLAWDVIGVDEALPPGTALGQPEPIFPRLEADKPAAQPKQETPKVEKTEAPVEQITIEEFAKVQFRIARVLEAEPLEGADKLLKLQVMIGDERRQIVAGIRKNYDPLDLIGRQVVVVANLKPAMLRGTESQGMLLAAVDENGGAILLQPDKETPEGAKVR, encoded by the coding sequence ATGCCCAAGCGGATCTTCATCACCACGCCGATCTACTACGTGAACTCCGTTCCCCACATCGGTACGGCGCTCACGACCTTCGCCAGCGACGTCTCGGCGCGCTACGCAAAGATGCGAGGGTGCGAGGTGACGTTCCTGACGGGCACCGACGAGAATGGACTCAAGGTGATGGAAGCCGCGCAGAAGGTGGGAAAGAGCCCCCAGAGCTTCGTGGACGAGATCAGCCAGGAGTTCCGCCGAATCTGGACCGGCATGAAGATCGAGTACGACGACTTCATCCGCACCACCGAGCCTCGTCACGTGGCCGCCGTCCACGAAGTGTTCAAGAGGCTGAGGGATAAGGGTTACATCTATCCGGGCACCTACGAGGGGTGGTACGACGTTTCGTCGGAGACGTTCTACAAGGAGGCCGACCTCGTAGACGGGAAGAGCCCGGACGGGAACGAGGTGCGCTGGGTGCAGGAGGAGAACTACTTCTTCAAGCTCAGCGCGTTCGAGGAGCGGCTTCGCGCGCACATTGAGGCGCATCCGTCGTTCATCCAACCCGAGGTGCGCCGCAACGAGGTGCTGGGCTTCATGCGCGAGGGGCTGCGCGACACGTGCATCACCCGCTCGAACCAGGGCTGGGGCATCACGGTCCCCGGCGACGATTCCAAGGTGATCTACGTGTGGTTCGACGCGTTGATCAACTACATCAGCGCGACGGGATGGCCCGGCGATGGGTGGCAGACCATGTGGCCGGCCGAGGTCCAGTGGATGGGCAAGGACATCCTCACCCGGTTTCACGCGACCCTGTGGCCCGCGATGCTGATGGGCCTGGAACTTCCCCTTCCCGAAGTGCTGATGGGCCACGGTTGGATGACCGTGGGAGGCGAGAAGATCTCCAAGTCCAAGGGCAACGTCGTCGCCCCCTTGGAGCTCGCGCAGGAGTTGGCGGGGCGGGCAGGGTGCACCGAGGACGTGGCGATCGACGCCGTGCGCCACTACATGGCCACGACGATGCCGTACGAGAACGACTCGATGTTCACGTACGAGGACTTCGACCGCCGCTACAACGTGGACCTGGCGAACGACCTGGGCAACGCGCTCAACCGTTCGCTGGCCATGGCGCACAAGTTCGTGGGAGGAGCGGTGCCCGACGCACCGCTCGAAGCCGAGGCGTCGGAAGCGATCGCCGCGGCCAAGAGCGGGTTCGAGTCGGCCATGGCCGCGTATCGGATCGACCGCGCATCGGAGGCCGCATTCTCAATCGTTAGGTTCCTGAACAAATACATCGACACCCGCGCCCCGTGGGCCCTCGCCAAAGCCGACGATCCGGCGCTGGCCGGCGTGGTGCGCTCGATGCTCGCGTGCCTGCGTGCCGCGGAGGGGCTCATCCGTCCGATGCTCCCGTCCACCGCCGACGCCATCGCGGCGCAGCTTGGTGTGGCGCCGCTCCTTGCGTGGGACGTGATCGGCGTCGACGAAGCCCTTCCCCCCGGCACGGCGCTGGGGCAACCGGAGCCGATCTTCCCTCGCCTCGAGGCTGACAAGCCCGCGGCCCAACCCAAACAGGAGACTCCCAAGGTGGAAAAGACCGAAGCCCCCGTCGAGCAGATCACGATCGAGGAGTTCGCAAAGGTGCAGTTCCGCATCGCCCGCGTGCTCGAAGCCGAGCCTTTGGAGGGCGCCGACAAGCTGTTGAAGCTCCAGGTGATGATCGGCGACGAACGCCGGCAGATCGTCGCGGGCATCCGCAAGAACTACGACCCGCTGGACCTGATCGGCCGCCAAGTCGTGGTGGTGGCGAACCTCAAGCCCGCGATGTTGCGCGGGACCGAGAGCCAAGGGATGCTGCTTGCGGCGGTCGATGAAAACGGAGGGGCGATTCTCCTGCAGCCCGACAAGGAAACCCCCGAAGGCGCAAAGGTTCGGTAG